Genomic window (Campylobacter sp. RM16704):
TTTAAAGAATTTTGATGACTTGGCTTGATAAATATTTCTTTAAACCTAATTTTTATCAAAAAATTCTAGCAGTTTTACTTTTACCTTTTAGCTTTTTATATATGCTTATAGCAATTTTAAATACCAAATTTAAAAAAGAGCTTGATTTTAATCTACCCATTATAAGCATAGGCAATCTAACCCTAGGGGGCAATGGAAAAACTCCTATTTGCAAAGCCATAGCAGCTGAATTTGAAAATTGTTTTATCATCTTAAGAGGCTATAAAAGACAAAGTAAAGGTTTGATAGTAGTTAAATATAAAGATGAAATTTTATGCGATATTAAAAAAAGTGGTGATGAAGCTATGGAATATGCGCTAACAAAGCATATTAGCGGGGTGATAGTGAGCGAAGATAGAGTTAAAGGCATACAAAAAGCCATCGAACTTGGAGCAAAGATTATACTTTTAGATGATGCTTTTTCTAAATTTCACATTAAAAAACTTAATATTTTATTACAAAGTAAAGATGAGCCGTTTTTTAATTTTACTTTACCTAGCGGAGCTTATCGTTTGCCAAAATCTTTTGCTAAAAGGGCTGATTTTATAGCTAAAGAAAATGAAGATTTTATGCGTTATTCCCATGTGAAAGAAAATCAAAAAGCTATTTTGATTAGCTCTATTGCAAAGCCTTTTAGATTATATGAGCATTTTATCAAAGCTAGGGCTTGTTATTTTTTTGCCGATCATTACACTTTTCAAAAAGAAGAATTAGAAAAACTTTTAAAAAAGCATAACTGCGATACCTTAATGCTAACCTTTAAAGACTATGTAAAGGTAAAAGAATTTGGTTTTAAAACAGAATTAATTCATCTTGATATAGTTTTAAAAGATAGTTTTAAACAAGTTTTGCAAAATTATATTCATCAATTTAACAAAAAGGAAAAAAATGTTACTACACTCAACCCAAGATAAAAACCACCAAGTCAGTTTTTCAAAAGCATTGCTTAGTCCTAGTGCACCTAATAATGCCCTATATGCACCACTTAATCTACCAAAGCTTAATAATGATGCTTTAAAAAATTTAAATTACAAAGAATTAGCATTAAAAATCATCGCTGCATTTGAATTTGATTTAGATCTTGAAGTTTTTGAAAAAGCACTAAAGACTTATGAGGGTTTTGATGATAAAACCTGCCCTATTAATTTAAAAAAAATCAATGATAAGCTTTATATTAATGAATTATTTCATGGACCAACAAGAGCTTTTAAGGATATGGCTTTGCAACCTTTTGGTGTACTTTTAGAACATCTAAAAAAAGATGATGATTTTTTAATCATGTGTGCTACAAGTGGCGATACAGGACCTGCTACACTAAAAAGCTTTGAAAATAAAAAAGGTATAAAAGTAGTTTGCATTTACCCAAATGAAGGCACAAGCAAAACTCAAGCTTTGCAAATGACACACTCAAATGCAAATAATTTAAAATCCATAGCTATTGAAGGTAATTTTGATGATGCACAAAATGCTCTAAAAATACTTTTAAATGATGAGGAATTTAAAAATACTTTAAAAGAAGAAAAGCTTAGCTTAAGTGCTGCAAATTCAGTCAATTTTGGAAGAATACTTTTTCAAATCATCTATCATTACTACGCTAGTTTGAAAATCGATAAAACAATTGATATCATCATTCCAAGTGGAAATTTTGGCGATGCTTTAGGGGCTTATTATGCTAAAAAAATGGGAGCAAATATAGGTAAAATTAAAATTGCTTCTAATTCTAATAATATCTTAAGTGAGTTTTTTAATACAGGTAAATATGATTTAAGAAATAAAAACTTACAAAAAACTATTTCTCCAGCTATGGATATACTTATATCATCAAACATAGAAAGATTGCTTTTTGATAAATTTAAAGATGAACGCACCAAAGAGCTAATGCAAGCTTTAAAAAATGAAAAATATTATGAGCTTAGCCAAAAAGAACTAGAACTTTTACAAGAAGACTTTGAAGCTGATTTTTGCAACGATGATTTATGTATGCAATATATCAAACAATACAGCTATTTAGGACTTTTAGATCCTCACACTTGCACTTGTTTTAAAATGCTTGATCCTAACACCACCACACTCATCACTTCCACAGCACAATGGAGTAAATTTACCCCGAGTATGTATCAAGCAATTTATAACAAAGAATGCCAAAATGAACAAGCTTGTATGCAAGAACTTGCAAAAGAATTTAACCAAGAAATTCATCCAAATATCGCAAATTTATTTACAAGCAAACAAAAGCAAAATCAAGTTTGCAAACTTGAAAATTTAAAACAAACTATTATAGAATGGATAAAACAATGATAATCATACCTGCAAGATTAAAATCAAGTCGTTTTGAAAATAAAATTTTATGTGAAATTGACAATCTACCAATGTTTATTTATACAGCTAAAAAAATGCAAGAAGTTGATGAAGTGTATGTGGCACTTGATGATGAAGAGGTTTTAAAAATAGCACAAAAACATAATATAAAAGCAGTTTTAACAAGCAAAAATCATGAAAGTGGTACAGATAGAATCAACGAAGCTTGTCAAATTTTAAAGCTAAATGAAAATGAGCTAATCATTAATGTTCAAGCTGATGAACCTTTTATAGAAATACAAAATATCAAAAAATTTAAAGAATTTAGCCAAGAAGCTTTTAAAGATGAGTTTTGTTTTATGAGTAGCTGCTATAAAGAAGTAGATGCAAAAACTTGCGAAGATCCTAATTTAGTTAAAGTGGTTATCGATAGTAATGATTTTGCTTTATACTTTTCAAGATCTAAAATTCCTTATGAAAGAGCAAATTATAAACAAAATTTCAAAGCTCACCTTGGAATTTATGCATATAAGGTTAAAAATTTACAAGAATTTTGCACTTTGAAAAACTCAGCCCTTGAAGAGTGTGAAAAATTAGAACAATTAAGAGCTTTAGAAAATGGCAAAAAAATTAAAATGCTAAAAATACAAAGTCAAAGCATAGGTATAGATACAAAAGAAGATTATGAAAGGGCTTTAGCTAAATTTGGAATATTTTAAAATTTACCAAGCAGATATTAATGATTTAGAAGATGTATTAATATTAGCAAGTTTATTATTTAATAAACCCATTGTAAAATTGAAGCACGAATTTGAAAATATATTAAAAGATCAAAAATATGCTGTATTCTTACTTAAAACACAACAATTGTGCATAGGTTTAGCTTATATTAGTATAAGATATGATTATGTAGAAGGTAGTTCTAGTACCCCAGTAGGATATCTAGAAGGAATTTACATTAGAGAAAATTTTAGAAGAAAATATTATGCTAAAAAGCTACTAGCATATTGCGAGCAATGGATTTTAAACCAACAAATTAGTGAATTTGCTAGTGATTGTGAATTACAAAACATTAATAGTTTTAATTTTCATATTCAATGTGGCTTCAAAGAAGCTAATAAAATTATTTGTTTTATAAAAAAACTAAATTAAGGAAAAAACATGAAAAAAATTATTTTATTGTTTATCTTAGCCTTTTTTCTTAACGCTAAAGATTTAATAGTAGGAATGGAACTAGCTTATCCTCCTTTTGAAATGAGTGATACTAGAGGTAGTCCAAGTGGAATTAGCGTAGATTTTTTACAAGCCTTTGCCAAAGAAAAAAACTATGATTTAACAATTCAAAACATAGCTTGGGATGGACTTATACCTGCTTTAAGAACTCAAAAAATAGATCTAATCATGTCTTCTATGAGTATTAGCGAACAAAGAAAAAAAGTAATAGATTTCACTATACCTTATGCTAAGGCAAATTTAGCAATACTAAGTGCTAAAAAATCGAATATCAACTCCATAGAAGATTTAAATCAAAAAGGAAAAATTATTGCCTTAAAAAGAGGATCAAGTGCGCATTTATATGCTCAAAAAAACCTTAAAAATGCAAAAATCTTAGTATTTGATAAAGAAAATGCAGCTATTTTAGAAGTTATACAAGCAAAGGCTGATGCTTTTATTTATGATCAAATGAGTATTTATAAAGCATGGAAAAAACATCCTGAGCAAACAAAAGCTATTTTTACTCCTTTTGAAAAAACACCTGAGCAATGGGCTATAGCTTTGAATAAAGACAATACCAAATTAAAAGAAGAACTCAATGAGTTTATTTTAAAATCTAAAGAAAATGGCTTTTTTGATAAACTAAGTCAAAAATATCTCAAAGATATGCAAGAAGTCTTCAAAGAACAAAAGCTTGAGTTTTTCTTTTAAGAAAAACTCTTTTCAAGCTTTCTTGAAAACATAGAAATAGGCAGAGTTAAAACTAAATAACAAAGAGCTAAAGGAATGTAAATTTCTAAGGTTGAAAAAGTAAATGCATTGATTTCTTGAGCATTTTGCGTTAATTCTGAAATAGCTATAACACTCAAAAGAGAGCTATCTTTGATTAAATTACTAAGTTGTCCACTTAAAGGTGCTAAAACATTTTTCAAAGCTTGAGGAAAAATCACACTTTTATAAATTTCAAACTCACTCAAACCCAAAGCTTTAGCACTTTCATATTGCATTTTATCAACACTTAAAATTCCTGCTCTAAATATCTCACAAATATAAGCACTAGCAAATAAAGCTAAAATCAAAACTCCGCAAATATAACGATTATCTAAACCTAAATTATCAGCAAAAATATAATAAATCAATAAAATTTGTACAAGCAAAGGTGTACCTCTAATAAGCTCTATAAAAACCCTTGCAAACATATTAAAAAGCACAATTTTACAAAGACTCATATAGCACAAAATCAAAGCAAAAACTACCCCTACAATTAAAGACAAAATGCTAATAAAAAAACTTGTAAAAAAGCCTTGTATCATTTTATCTTTATATTCAAAAATAGCTTTAAAATCAAAATTATAACTAGCACTTAAAAAAGACAAATAAAAAAATAAAAATAATAAAAATACTAACAAAAGTGCATTGATTATAAATATTTTTAAACTAATTTTTTTATGCTCACTAAATTTATTATATACTACAAAAAGATTCAATTTAATCCTTTAATTTTTATCAATTTTTTTAATTTTTTCATCATTTAAACTAAGCTCCATTTTGCGAATTTCTTCTTCACCACTACACATTAATTTTTTATTATATTTGAAATATTTGTTTTTAATTTTATTTGGATACTCTAAGACACTAAGTAAATACTTAAATAAATTTATCCTTGCTTTCTTTTTATCGTCTGAATTAATAACTACCCAAGGGCATTTTGGTGTATTAGAAGCTAAAAGCATAGAGTATTTTGCTAAAGTGTATTTATCCCATAATTCTTGTGATTTTTCATCAACAGCAGAAAGTTTGTATTGTTTTAGTGGATCTTTTCTTCTTTGTTCAAAACGCTTTTTTTGTTCTTGTTTAGAAACTGAAAAATAAAATTTAAAAAATAAAATTTCACTATCAATTAACATTTCTTCAAAAGATGCTACTTCACGTAAAAATTTTTTATGCTCACTTGGGGTGCAAAAACCCATAACAGGTTCTACCCCTGCTCTATTATACCAAGATCTATCAAAAATAACTATTTCTCCAGCTGCAGGCAAATGCGTCACATAACGCTGAAAATACCATTGAGTTTTTTCTACATCACTTGGTTTTTCAAGTGCTACTACACGACAACCTCTAGGGTTTAAATGTTCAATTAATCTTTTAATAGCACCACCTTTTCCTGCTGCATCACGCCCTTCGATTAAAATCAAAACCTTTAAACCCTTGTCTTTAACATGATTTTGAAATTTTAAAAGCTCAATTTGTAGTCTTTTAAGCTCACTTTCATATTCAAGTGTTGATTTTTTAACCTTAATAAGAGTAAATTTGTCCTTGTCCATAATAGGCTCCTTGGTTTAGGATAATTATTAACTTAAATTTACCACAAATAAGTAAAATAAAACAAGTTTAAAATTTTAATTTCAGGGAAAAAAATGCGTTTTATAGCAATATTTTTTATTTTTTTAAATTTGGTTTTTGCTAACAATGGGGTATTATCACTCAACGAAGCTTTTAAGCTCAACACTCATAGTAACAATCAAGGAATTTTTTTAAAAATCAATCTAGCAGATAGAATTTATCTTTACAAAGATCAAATCAAAGTAGAATTAGATTCAAATGATATTACTTCTTTATTAAATTTCCCACTAACTCAAACTAGGGAAAACAAAGAAGTAATTTTTAGCCAACTTGAACTTTTCTTGCCGCAATTATTATTAGATGATTTTATTAAAAATAACAAAGCAAAACTTTCTCTAGTTTATCAAGGTTGCTCAGAAGATGGTTTATGCTATCGTCCTATATATGTAAATTATGAACTAAATAAACAAAATGGAATTTATACTATAAGATCAACCAAAGATCAATTTAAAAAGCAAAATGAAGATGAACAAATTGCTAATGATTTAAGTACGCAAAATATATTTATCACGCTTTTAACTTTCTTTGGTTATGGCTTATTATTAGCACTTACTCCTTGTATTTTACCAATGATACCTATTCTTTCTTCATTAATCGCAATGAAACTCAAAGATAAACCATCTAAAAAGCATAGCTTTTATTTATCTTTTATCTATGTCTTTTTTATGTCTTTAGCTTATGCTATAGCAGGGGCTTTAGTAGGACTTGCTGGGGCTAATGTACAAGGTTTATTGCAACAGCCTTGGATTATCATTACCTTTGCAGGTATTTTTGTATTACTCTCACTTTCTATGTTTGGGTTTTATGAATTACAGCTCCCACTTAAATTCCAAAATTTTATTAATAAAAAAATAGAAGGTAAAAATGGAATTTTTGGTATAGCTATCATGGGATTTTTATCAGCTCTTATTGTAGGACCTTGTGTAGCCGCACCTTTAGCAGGAGCTTTACTTTATATTACTAATAGTGGTGATGTGTTTTTAGGAGGACTTTCTTTATTTGTAATGAGTTTTGGCATGGGTATGCCTTTACTTTTAATAGGACTTGGAGGAAGCTTCTTAAAAAGTGGAGCTTGGATGCTTAAAGTAAAAATTTTCTTTGGTTTTATCATGCTTATCATGGCAGTTTGGATGCTAGAAAGAATACTTAATGCAAATATCATATTAATGCTTTATGGAATTATAGGGGTATTTTTTGTTAGCTTTATGGGGTTGTTTGATGAAGTAAAGGATAATTTTGATAAATTTAAAAAAGCAAGTATGATTTTAGTTTTAGCTTATAGCTTGAGCATCCTTTTGGGAGGTTTTATGGGTTCAAAAAGCCTATTAAAACCACTTGAGTTTAATTTTGCTGCAAAAGAAAAC
Coding sequences:
- a CDS encoding tetraacyldisaccharide 4'-kinase; protein product: MTWLDKYFFKPNFYQKILAVLLLPFSFLYMLIAILNTKFKKELDFNLPIISIGNLTLGGNGKTPICKAIAAEFENCFIILRGYKRQSKGLIVVKYKDEILCDIKKSGDEAMEYALTKHISGVIVSEDRVKGIQKAIELGAKIILLDDAFSKFHIKKLNILLQSKDEPFFNFTLPSGAYRLPKSFAKRADFIAKENEDFMRYSHVKENQKAILISSIAKPFRLYEHFIKARACYFFADHYTFQKEELEKLLKKHNCDTLMLTFKDYVKVKEFGFKTELIHLDIVLKDSFKQVLQNYIHQFNKKEKNVTTLNPR
- the thrC gene encoding threonine synthase, whose protein sequence is MLLHSTQDKNHQVSFSKALLSPSAPNNALYAPLNLPKLNNDALKNLNYKELALKIIAAFEFDLDLEVFEKALKTYEGFDDKTCPINLKKINDKLYINELFHGPTRAFKDMALQPFGVLLEHLKKDDDFLIMCATSGDTGPATLKSFENKKGIKVVCIYPNEGTSKTQALQMTHSNANNLKSIAIEGNFDDAQNALKILLNDEEFKNTLKEEKLSLSAANSVNFGRILFQIIYHYYASLKIDKTIDIIIPSGNFGDALGAYYAKKMGANIGKIKIASNSNNILSEFFNTGKYDLRNKNLQKTISPAMDILISSNIERLLFDKFKDERTKELMQALKNEKYYELSQKELELLQEDFEADFCNDDLCMQYIKQYSYLGLLDPHTCTCFKMLDPNTTTLITSTAQWSKFTPSMYQAIYNKECQNEQACMQELAKEFNQEIHPNIANLFTSKQKQNQVCKLENLKQTIIEWIKQ
- the kdsB gene encoding 3-deoxy-manno-octulosonate cytidylyltransferase, yielding MIIIPARLKSSRFENKILCEIDNLPMFIYTAKKMQEVDEVYVALDDEEVLKIAQKHNIKAVLTSKNHESGTDRINEACQILKLNENELIINVQADEPFIEIQNIKKFKEFSQEAFKDEFCFMSSCYKEVDAKTCEDPNLVKVVIDSNDFALYFSRSKIPYERANYKQNFKAHLGIYAYKVKNLQEFCTLKNSALEECEKLEQLRALENGKKIKMLKIQSQSIGIDTKEDYERALAKFGIF
- the aac(6') gene encoding aminoglycoside 6'-N-acetyltransferase produces the protein MEYFKIYQADINDLEDVLILASLLFNKPIVKLKHEFENILKDQKYAVFLLKTQQLCIGLAYISIRYDYVEGSSSTPVGYLEGIYIRENFRRKYYAKKLLAYCEQWILNQQISEFASDCELQNINSFNFHIQCGFKEANKIICFIKKLN
- a CDS encoding transporter substrate-binding domain-containing protein, encoding MKKIILLFILAFFLNAKDLIVGMELAYPPFEMSDTRGSPSGISVDFLQAFAKEKNYDLTIQNIAWDGLIPALRTQKIDLIMSSMSISEQRKKVIDFTIPYAKANLAILSAKKSNINSIEDLNQKGKIIALKRGSSAHLYAQKNLKNAKILVFDKENAAILEVIQAKADAFIYDQMSIYKAWKKHPEQTKAIFTPFEKTPEQWAIALNKDNTKLKEELNEFILKSKENGFFDKLSQKYLKDMQEVFKEQKLEFFF
- a CDS encoding amino acid ABC transporter permease; the protein is MNLFVVYNKFSEHKKISLKIFIINALLLVFLLFLFFYLSFLSASYNFDFKAIFEYKDKMIQGFFTSFFISILSLIVGVVFALILCYMSLCKIVLFNMFARVFIELIRGTPLLVQILLIYYIFADNLGLDNRYICGVLILALFASAYICEIFRAGILSVDKMQYESAKALGLSEFEIYKSVIFPQALKNVLAPLSGQLSNLIKDSSLLSVIAISELTQNAQEINAFTFSTLEIYIPLALCYLVLTLPISMFSRKLEKSFS
- the ppk2 gene encoding polyphosphate kinase 2, with product MDKDKFTLIKVKKSTLEYESELKRLQIELLKFQNHVKDKGLKVLILIEGRDAAGKGGAIKRLIEHLNPRGCRVVALEKPSDVEKTQWYFQRYVTHLPAAGEIVIFDRSWYNRAGVEPVMGFCTPSEHKKFLREVASFEEMLIDSEILFFKFYFSVSKQEQKKRFEQRRKDPLKQYKLSAVDEKSQELWDKYTLAKYSMLLASNTPKCPWVVINSDDKKKARINLFKYLLSVLEYPNKIKNKYFKYNKKLMCSGEEEIRKMELSLNDEKIKKIDKN
- the dsbD gene encoding protein-disulfide reductase DsbD yields the protein MRFIAIFFIFLNLVFANNGVLSLNEAFKLNTHSNNQGIFLKINLADRIYLYKDQIKVELDSNDITSLLNFPLTQTRENKEVIFSQLELFLPQLLLDDFIKNNKAKLSLVYQGCSEDGLCYRPIYVNYELNKQNGIYTIRSTKDQFKKQNEDEQIANDLSTQNIFITLLTFFGYGLLLALTPCILPMIPILSSLIAMKLKDKPSKKHSFYLSFIYVFFMSLAYAIAGALVGLAGANVQGLLQQPWIIITFAGIFVLLSLSMFGFYELQLPLKFQNFINKKIEGKNGIFGIAIMGFLSALIVGPCVAAPLAGALLYITNSGDVFLGGLSLFVMSFGMGMPLLLIGLGGSFLKSGAWMLKVKIFFGFIMLIMAVWMLERILNANIILMLYGIIGVFFVSFMGLFDEVKDNFDKFKKASMILVLAYSLSILLGGFMGSKSLLKPLEFNFAAKENSSSLNFKTIKNLKELEQELQNSTKPIMLEFTAAWCENCKLLEEYTFKDTKVQNLLANYTLLKADVTHNSQEDLALMKEFSVFGPPVMIFFNKGEEKGRIIGYVDAEEFLNRVP